Below is a genomic region from Neisseria arctica.
CTGAAACAGATGCGGAATCACCGCTTAAGTCGATTTTATTGTGGATTTCGATTTTTTTCAGTGAAGCAGGCAGGCTCTCGAGAATAGCGCGGGTAGTCGCATTAATACCTTCACGCGGATCAAGCAGAATCAGGGCAATATCGGCTTCTTGAACGGCCTTACGGCTGCGCTCGATACCGATTCTTTCCACAACATCATCCGTTTCGCGCAAACCTGCGGTATCAATGATATGTATAGGGACACCGTCGAGTGTGATTTGTTCGCGTACGGTATCGCGGGTGGTACCGGCAATATCGGTTACAATCGCAACATCATCACCGGCCAAAGCATTCAGCAGGCTGGATTTACCCACATTGGGCGCTCCCACCAAAACCACATTCATACCTTCACGCAAAATCGCGCCTTGGGTAGCGCTAGCCAATACGGTTTGCAATTGGGCTTGTAAACCGGCCAATTTGCCTTTTGCATCGGCAGCCTCGAGAAAATCGATGTCTTCTTCGGGGAAATCCAACGTAGCCTCTACCAACATCCGCAAGGTAATCAAGCCGTCTACCAATTCATGGACATGCTCCGAAAACGCGCCTTTCAGCGAACGCAAAGCCATGCGCGCGGCAGATTGACTGGAGGCGTCAATCAAATCGGCAACGCTTTCGGCTTGTGCCAAATCAAGCTTGCCGTTTAAAAAAGCACGCTTGGTAAACTCGCCCGGTTCGGCCATTTTGGCGCCCAGTTCCAAACAACGCTGCAACAGCATATCCATCACTACCGGCCCGCCGTGGCCTTGCAATTCGATCACGTCTTCACCGGTAAAGCTGGCCGGAGCGGTAAAGTAGAGCAACAAACCGTTATCTAAAGGTTTGCCGTCGGCAGCCAAAAAATCGGTGTAAAGTGCCTGTCTCGGCTTAGGTGTTTTACCGCCACTGATGGTTTGTGCCAACGGCAGCAGGTTTTTTCCCGACAATCGGATCACGCCGACACCGCCCCGGCCCGGGGCGGTGGCAATGGCTGCAATAGTGGGTTGGACTGCGGACATCTTGTGCTTTCAAAAAATGAATGTGGTTATTATATAAGGAAGCGAAAGCGAAGTCATAATGACGATAGCGCGGATACATTAATATTTGTTTAAATATTAATGTATATTTACGGTATTACCCGATTGCAAACAATTCTCCAAACCTGTGGATAATTTTGTGCATAATTTGTCGGT
It encodes:
- the mnmE gene encoding tRNA uridine-5-carboxymethylaminomethyl(34) synthesis GTPase MnmE, with amino-acid sequence MSAVQPTIAAIATAPGRGGVGVIRLSGKNLLPLAQTISGGKTPKPRQALYTDFLAADGKPLDNGLLLYFTAPASFTGEDVIELQGHGGPVVMDMLLQRCLELGAKMAEPGEFTKRAFLNGKLDLAQAESVADLIDASSQSAARMALRSLKGAFSEHVHELVDGLITLRMLVEATLDFPEEDIDFLEAADAKGKLAGLQAQLQTVLASATQGAILREGMNVVLVGAPNVGKSSLLNALAGDDVAIVTDIAGTTRDTVREQITLDGVPIHIIDTAGLRETDDVVERIGIERSRKAVQEADIALILLDPREGINATTRAILESLPASLKKIEIHNKIDLSGDSASVSDGIDTLSGADTVIKISAKHKQGLDLLKQALLKQVGWQGESESLFLARSRHLNALHTAAAELENAALCGNHQIELLAEHLRLAQVACNEITGEFTADDLLGVIFSRFCIGK